The genomic stretch ATGGGGCGGGGTCAACCGAAACGAAGACGCCCCGGCCTGTGGGGACCGGGGCGCGTTCGCGGGGTGGAGGGTTTAGAAGCGGATGTTGAAATGCGCCTTCTGAGCCGTGTTATTGCCGACGCCGGTCGGGGCGTGGACGTTGGCCGCAACGAACTCGGGGGTATCCGGGGGGAACCGGAACTGGAAGCTCGCCTGCGCGGAGCCCGTCGTCGCCACGCCGGGGACGGACAGGGCCGGGACTTCCGCGAAGAGCGCGAGGGAACCCGCCGTCGCCCCGGCGTAGAGGCTGACCGCAACGCTGATCGAGCTGGTGACGTTGTTCGGCAGGGCGTCGACGAGAAGCTCGCCGAAGATGTGGTCTAGCCCGGCGTCGCCCGCCTGGCTGAGGTCGAACGGGGTCGTCTGAACGTCGGCACCGCCCGCCGCCGGGATGGAGATGTCGGCGCTGAAGTTCGGGTCGAGAACCTGCTTCTGCTGATTGATCTGGATGGACATGGTGGGGTGGGGTTAGGCGTTGGATTCCGTGGCGACGATGGCCTCGGTGACGTGAAGGGGGACGTCGTTCGATTCGGTCGGCGCGGGGGACCAGCCAACCTTGCCGGTGCTGTCGGCGGGCTGGTTCTTGATCGAGCTGCGGCTGACCTGGAGCTGACGGGCACCGGCACGGCTGGTGAAGGCGTGCATGTTGACCCGGTATTCGGTCGGGATCTTCTGGACGAGCTGGGCAATGAGATCGTCCGTGAGGGTGTTCCCCGTGGTGCCGTCGAGGCCCGAGATCCGGTAGACCGAGAACTGATTGACGACGCTCATGCCGAACCAGCCCATGAAGCTGGCGACCTGCGCCATCGTCTTGTTGCCGTTCGCGAGGGCGATCTGCTGCTGAATCCAGGGAGTCAGCGTCATGTTGCCGTCCTGGCCGACGGAGAGGTGCGCCCCCTGCTCGTGGAGGCAAAAGAGGAAGAGGGAGGTGCTGGAGCCCGAGGCCCCGCCGCCCTTGATCCAGTAATCGGTATCGCCGTTGATGATCTGGATCGCGCCGGGATAGCCGAGCGCGTCGGAGACGACACCCGCGTCGCCCTTGCCAGTGCCAACGGCCTTGCTGCCGTAGTACATCTGCTGGGTGAGGCGGTAGAAGGCCGACTTGAGGGTGCCCTCGGACTCGATGGCGAGGACATCGCCGACGCTGCGCTTCTGCGCGGCGATGATGCCGTTCGGAACCTCCAGCTGGGCTTCCATGTAGAACATCTCATGGTCGTCGAGGACGATCGTCGACTTCGAGGTGGGAACGCCGCCGCCGGGCTTGGCGAAGTTGACGGGCGGCAGGGCGGTCCGGCGGGAAACCTGGAAGGAGGTTCCGGCGCGGGAGACGGCGGGGAAGAGATCAAGCTCCACCTTGGAGGTGACGGCGGACTCGACGAGGCCGGTGACGGCATCGCCGTTGTTGAGTCGCACGATATCGAGGAGATTCAGGTCGGGCATAGGAGTGGTGTGGTGGGGGTGGTGATCGGGTTAGGAAGCCTTCCGGCCGAAGGCGCGGTTGAGGGCCTCCACCTCGGGCGAGGCGTTGAAGGCGGCGGCGGCGATCTTCGTGCCGCGCCCATGCGTGCCGGGCTTGATGGAGGCGGCGATCTTCTGGGCGGGGCTCTGGTTGGGATCGCTGGAGATGGCGAGCGGCGTCTCGATGCCGAGCGCGGAGATCTGCGCGGCGGACGCCGCGGCGACGGCCTTGTCGAAAGCCTCCTTCGACTGGGCGGTCGCCGTCTTCCGGGCGACGCGGGCGGTCAGCTTCTTGAGCTGGCGCTGGCGCAGGGCGAGGGCGCGGGGCCAATTACCGGCCTTCGCTTCCATGTCGGCGTCGTCGCCCGCCTCGGCGTCGGCGTCTTCGTCGGCCGCATCGCCCGCGTCCGCTCCAACCTTGCTGCTGATGTCCTTGAGGACGCCCTGGAGGGTGGAGATTGCGTTCTCGATGGCCTTGACGCTCTCGGAGATGCCGCCGCTCGCGTCGGGGGCTGAATCCCCTTCCTCGGGCGCTTCGGCCTTCAGCTTGGCGA from Verrucomicrobium sp. GAS474 encodes the following:
- a CDS encoding major capsid protein yields the protein MPDLNLLDIVRLNNGDAVTGLVESAVTSKVELDLFPAVSRAGTSFQVSRRTALPPVNFAKPGGGVPTSKSTIVLDDHEMFYMEAQLEVPNGIIAAQKRSVGDVLAIESEGTLKSAFYRLTQQMYYGSKAVGTGKGDAGVVSDALGYPGAIQIINGDTDYWIKGGGASGSSTSLFLFCLHEQGAHLSVGQDGNMTLTPWIQQQIALANGNKTMAQVASFMGWFGMSVVNQFSVYRISGLDGTTGNTLTDDLIAQLVQKIPTEYRVNMHAFTSRAGARQLQVSRSSIKNQPADSTGKVGWSPAPTESNDVPLHVTEAIVATESNA